A window of Pseudomonas monteilii contains these coding sequences:
- a CDS encoding transposase yields MAMPSSEHSTIIGVDVAKAELVIYEDSSGQLSTIANNKTAIKQWIKALHGKVSIAIEATNVYHLLFTDMVHEAGHTLYLMDGYALSHYRKGIGSRAKTDPIDARVLARYLKNEGANLTPWVPPSTLYRDLVSLFRRRAMLVQTRTALRLSWEGEPLLKSLLKSQLTSMKRLEDLIENMIKKLLDQAGLMPLVKQCMKVEGIGFLTAARLVATYQRGEFKSADAFIAFLGMDLRVAQSGKKKERSTLTKRGDPEVRRLLHNAAMSAGRTAAWKTFYEDKQSRGFKKTQVLVMLARKLARVVFALIRSGEEYRPKAA; encoded by the coding sequence ATGGCAATGCCATCATCCGAACACAGCACGATCATAGGCGTCGACGTTGCTAAGGCTGAGCTCGTCATTTACGAAGACAGCTCCGGACAGTTGAGCACTATTGCCAACAACAAGACGGCCATCAAGCAATGGATCAAGGCATTGCACGGCAAGGTCTCGATTGCAATCGAGGCCACCAATGTCTATCACCTGCTGTTTACCGATATGGTCCATGAAGCAGGACATACCCTTTACTTGATGGATGGTTATGCCCTGAGTCACTACCGAAAAGGTATTGGTTCACGCGCCAAGACTGACCCGATCGATGCAAGGGTACTGGCCCGGTACCTCAAGAACGAAGGCGCTAATCTTACCCCCTGGGTCCCACCTTCGACGCTCTATCGCGACCTTGTCAGCCTGTTTCGCAGGCGCGCGATGCTCGTCCAGACGCGTACAGCGCTGAGACTGAGCTGGGAGGGTGAGCCGCTGCTCAAGAGCCTTTTGAAGTCCCAGCTCACCTCGATGAAGCGCCTTGAAGACCTCATTGAAAACATGATCAAGAAGCTGCTCGACCAGGCAGGACTGATGCCGTTAGTAAAGCAGTGTATGAAAGTTGAAGGTATTGGTTTTCTTACCGCTGCGCGTTTGGTCGCCACCTACCAGCGAGGCGAGTTCAAGAGTGCCGATGCCTTTATCGCCTTTCTAGGAATGGACCTGCGAGTGGCTCAGTCGGGCAAGAAAAAAGAACGCTCGACGTTGACCAAACGAGGCGATCCAGAGGTCCGTCGTTTGCTGCACAACGCGGCGATGTCAGCAGGTAGGACAGCTGCTTGGAAAACGTTTTACGAAGACAAGCAGAGCCGCGGTTTTAAAAAGACTCAAGTCCTGGTCATGCTGGCCCGCAAGCTGGCTCGAGTGGTCTTTGCCCTGATCAGAAGCGGAGAGGAATATCGTCCCAAAGCCGCTTAA
- a CDS encoding TetR family transcriptional regulator → MRSREFDPDAIAEAAMRVFWQRGYAGTSIQDLVEGTGLGRGSLYNAFGSKQGLYEFALSRYYDMTAFNVALLAEEGPVKELIRRLLHKIVAEELHDTENLGCMVANASLEVARHDSGIAELVAKNFSRMERALTALFLRGQAAGEIEAGRRPEALARFVVSTIQGIRVIGKGGAREDRSERLADIVEVAVGAL, encoded by the coding sequence ATGAGATCCAGAGAATTCGATCCCGATGCCATCGCCGAGGCCGCTATGCGTGTGTTCTGGCAGCGCGGCTATGCCGGGACTAGCATCCAGGACCTGGTCGAAGGCACGGGCCTGGGACGCGGCAGCCTGTACAACGCCTTCGGCAGCAAGCAGGGCTTGTACGAATTCGCCCTGAGCCGCTACTACGACATGACCGCCTTCAACGTCGCCCTGCTGGCCGAAGAAGGCCCGGTCAAGGAGCTGATTCGCCGCCTGCTGCACAAGATCGTCGCCGAAGAGCTGCACGACACCGAGAACCTGGGTTGCATGGTTGCCAACGCTTCCCTGGAAGTGGCCCGTCACGACAGTGGCATCGCCGAGCTGGTGGCCAAGAACTTCAGCCGCATGGAGCGGGCGCTGACCGCGCTGTTCCTGCGCGGGCAGGCCGCCGGCGAGATCGAGGCTGGCCGTCGCCCCGAAGCCTTGGCCCGGTTCGTGGTCAGCACCATCCAGGGCATCCGGGTGATCGGCAAGGGCGGTGCCCGCGAGGACCGCTCCGAGCGACTGGCCGACATCGTCGAGGTGGCCGTCGGTGCGTTGTGA
- a CDS encoding 3-hydroxyisobutyrate dehydrogenase translates to MTQVEHADTRSIAVLGTGIMGAAIARNLQKNGFQTRAWNRTFEKASALADNGVQVHELAANAVQGAGIVLTMLKDGPAVLDAMRAALPGLAKGTVWIQASTVGVPATEKLQAFAQEHGLAFYDAPVQGTKGPAEQGKLVIIASGAEAQRDVVQPVFDAIGQRTVWVSEQPGVSSKLKLALNSWVLALTHGVAESLSIAEALGVDPALVVDVVKGGPLDNMYFQLKSAAIMADDYSTTFSVANAAKDAELVIEAAREAGVKVDSVEAGLQRFKRALEAGHAEKDMAASFLAK, encoded by the coding sequence ATGACCCAGGTCGAACACGCAGACACCCGCTCCATCGCCGTTCTCGGCACCGGCATCATGGGCGCTGCCATCGCCCGCAACCTGCAGAAGAACGGTTTCCAGACCCGCGCCTGGAACCGCACCTTCGAAAAGGCCTCGGCCCTGGCCGACAACGGCGTGCAGGTCCATGAGCTGGCGGCCAACGCCGTGCAGGGCGCCGGTATCGTGCTGACCATGCTCAAGGATGGCCCTGCCGTGCTCGACGCCATGCGCGCCGCGCTGCCCGGCCTGGCCAAGGGCACCGTGTGGATCCAGGCGAGCACCGTCGGCGTGCCGGCCACCGAGAAACTGCAGGCCTTTGCCCAGGAACACGGTCTGGCCTTCTACGATGCGCCTGTACAAGGCACCAAGGGCCCGGCCGAACAGGGCAAGCTGGTGATCATCGCCTCCGGCGCCGAGGCCCAGCGCGACGTGGTCCAGCCGGTCTTCGACGCCATCGGCCAACGCACCGTGTGGGTGTCGGAGCAGCCCGGCGTCAGCAGCAAGCTCAAGCTCGCGCTCAACAGCTGGGTGCTGGCCCTGACCCATGGCGTGGCCGAGAGCCTGTCGATCGCCGAGGCCCTGGGCGTGGACCCTGCCCTGGTGGTCGACGTGGTCAAGGGTGGTCCGCTGGACAACATGTACTTCCAGCTCAAGTCCGCCGCGATCATGGCCGACGACTACAGCACCACCTTCTCGGTGGCCAACGCCGCCAAGGATGCCGAGCTGGTGATCGAGGCCGCCCGTGAGGCCGGCGTCAAGGTCGACAGCGTCGAAGCGGGCCTGCAGCGCTTCAAGCGCGCCCTGGAAGCCGGGCACGCCGAGAAGGACATGGCCGCCTCGTTCCTGGCCAAGTAG
- a CDS encoding arylmalonate decarboxylase — MTDSLGNRLKMGIILPSTNTSMQPETDALRPYGVTNHASRMLIQDESMDQRPGFMNVLNNIRLSTSDAIHGLLTCKPDRIIVGVSPESYWDGPGSHEMVTESFLDMSGGVPVTTSPDAYRAALEALGGIRRIAVLTPYLPLGDETVSHFFTDNDYQVLAVRGLGASSPANIAHITERQIFDAIRAVDGPQVEAIVQVGTNVAMARAAMIAEAWLGKPVLSNNVVLYWHALRASGIADRVGGHGSLLERH; from the coding sequence ATGACCGATTCACTTGGCAATCGCCTGAAGATGGGCATCATCCTGCCCTCGACCAACACTTCGATGCAGCCTGAGACCGATGCCCTGCGGCCCTACGGCGTGACCAATCACGCCAGCCGCATGCTGATCCAGGACGAGTCGATGGACCAGCGTCCTGGCTTCATGAACGTCTTGAACAACATCCGGCTGTCGACCTCCGATGCGATCCATGGGCTGCTGACCTGCAAGCCCGACCGGATCATCGTCGGCGTGTCCCCGGAAAGCTACTGGGACGGCCCCGGCAGCCACGAGATGGTCACCGAGTCGTTCCTCGACATGAGCGGCGGCGTGCCGGTCACCACCAGCCCGGACGCGTACCGCGCGGCCCTGGAGGCACTGGGCGGGATCCGCCGGATCGCCGTGCTGACCCCCTACCTGCCATTGGGCGACGAGACGGTCAGCCACTTCTTCACCGACAACGATTACCAGGTGCTCGCCGTTCGCGGCCTCGGGGCGTCCAGCCCGGCGAACATCGCGCACATCACCGAGCGGCAGATCTTCGACGCCATTCGCGCCGTGGACGGCCCGCAGGTCGAAGCCATCGTCCAGGTCGGCACCAACGTGGCCATGGCCCGCGCGGCGATGATCGCCGAGGCGTGGCTGGGCAAGCCGGTGCTGTCCAACAACGTGGTGCTGTACTGGCATGCCTTGCGCGCCAGCGGTATCGCCGACCGCGTCGGCGGTCACGGCAGTCTGCTGGAACGACACTGA
- a CDS encoding MFS transporter encodes MPLAQLLALTLAGFIAIMTETLPAGLLPQISAGLGISQSLAGQLVSVYALGSVLAAIPIVAATRSWSRRPLLLLAIVALLVFNGITALSSSYAVILGSRLVAGMAAGIVWGVLAGYARRLVPSAQQGRALAVVGVGQPIALCLGVPLGTWLGGLTDWRGVFWIMSALALVLAVWVRWGLPNFAGQPAERRQSLRAIFLLPGIRSVLAVILVWILAHNMLYTFIAPYLASVGLGERVDLVLLLFGASSILGVWATGLWVDRALRRVTLLSLAGFAIAALVLGLAGAHTSVVLAGVVLWGMTFGGAPTLLQTAIADTAGEAGDVAQSMLVTVFNLAVALGGIGGGVLLQQYGASALPAALLGLAVIGAAVVWRADRAGFTPGAR; translated from the coding sequence TTGCCGCTGGCCCAGCTGCTGGCCCTGACCCTGGCCGGGTTCATCGCCATCATGACCGAGACCTTGCCCGCCGGCCTGCTGCCGCAGATCAGTGCCGGGCTGGGGATTTCCCAGTCCCTGGCCGGCCAGTTGGTCTCGGTGTACGCGCTGGGCTCGGTGCTCGCCGCCATCCCCATCGTCGCCGCCACCCGCAGCTGGTCGCGTCGGCCGCTGCTGCTGCTGGCCATCGTCGCGCTGCTGGTGTTCAACGGCATCACCGCGCTGTCTTCCAGCTATGCCGTGATCCTCGGTTCGCGCCTGGTGGCCGGCATGGCCGCCGGGATCGTCTGGGGCGTGCTGGCCGGTTATGCCCGACGCCTGGTGCCCAGCGCCCAGCAGGGGCGGGCACTGGCCGTGGTCGGGGTCGGCCAGCCGATCGCCCTGTGCCTGGGTGTGCCCCTGGGCACCTGGCTCGGCGGGCTGACCGACTGGCGCGGGGTGTTCTGGATCATGTCCGCCCTGGCGCTGGTGCTGGCGGTGTGGGTGCGCTGGGGCTTGCCGAACTTCGCCGGCCAGCCGGCCGAACGGCGGCAGTCGCTGCGCGCCATCTTCCTGCTGCCGGGCATCCGTTCGGTGCTGGCCGTGATCCTGGTGTGGATCCTGGCGCACAACATGCTCTACACCTTCATCGCGCCGTACCTGGCCTCGGTCGGGCTGGGCGAGCGGGTCGACCTGGTGCTGTTGCTGTTCGGTGCATCGTCGATCCTGGGCGTGTGGGCGACCGGTCTGTGGGTGGATCGCGCCCTGCGCCGCGTGACCCTGCTCAGCCTGGCCGGCTTCGCCATAGCGGCGCTGGTGCTGGGCCTGGCCGGTGCGCACACCAGTGTGGTGCTGGCCGGGGTGGTGCTGTGGGGCATGACCTTCGGCGGCGCACCGACTCTGTTGCAGACGGCCATTGCCGACACCGCCGGGGAGGCGGGCGATGTGGCGCAGTCGATGCTGGTGACGGTATTCAACCTGGCGGTGGCCCTGGGCGGGATCGGCGGCGGGGTGCTGCTGCAGCAGTATGGCGCATCGGCTCTGCCGGCGGCCTTGCTGGGGTTGGCGGTGATCGGCGCGGCAGTGGTCTGGCGAGCGGACCGGGCGGGGTTCACGCCAGGAGCGCGGTAG
- a CDS encoding integrase produces the protein MIHQLVHQLQRKAYPVARVCRVLRISRSRFYEARQQQARPRPACPITARLKATFESTERCYGSRRLLGALRNEGMVIGRFKVRSLMKQQGLRPVWKRKFVHTTNSKHSYPVAPNLLNRQFTPAGVNQSWVADITYIRTRSGWLYLAVVMDLFSRKIVGWAMAPHMRADLVCNALQLAIAQRQPPPGLIAHSDRGSQYAGVAYQSLLARHGMHCSMSRKGNCWDNAVMERFFLNLKMERVWRKDYANHGEAIKDITDYIMRFYNRTRLHSTLGYLAPNQYELKAA, from the coding sequence GTGATCCACCAGCTGGTTCACCAATTGCAACGCAAGGCCTACCCGGTGGCACGTGTCTGCCGGGTACTGCGGATCAGTCGCTCGAGGTTCTACGAAGCCCGTCAGCAACAAGCCAGACCGCGTCCGGCCTGTCCGATCACTGCCCGGCTCAAGGCCACCTTCGAATCCACGGAGCGCTGCTACGGAAGCCGCCGCCTGCTCGGCGCACTGCGCAATGAGGGCATGGTCATCGGTCGCTTCAAGGTCCGCAGCCTCATGAAACAACAGGGCTTACGCCCAGTCTGGAAACGCAAGTTTGTTCATACTACCAACAGCAAGCACAGTTACCCGGTCGCCCCAAACCTGCTCAACCGCCAGTTCACGCCAGCAGGGGTCAATCAGTCTTGGGTAGCTGACATCACGTACATCCGTACCCGCAGCGGCTGGCTGTACCTGGCCGTGGTCATGGACTTGTTCTCGCGCAAGATCGTGGGTTGGGCGATGGCGCCGCACATGCGTGCCGACCTGGTATGCAATGCCCTGCAACTGGCGATTGCGCAACGGCAGCCGCCACCGGGCCTGATTGCCCACTCTGACCGCGGCAGCCAGTACGCCGGCGTTGCCTATCAGAGTCTGCTGGCGCGGCACGGCATGCACTGCAGCATGAGTCGCAAGGGGAACTGTTGGGACAACGCCGTGATGGAGCGCTTCTTCCTGAACCTGAAGATGGAGCGCGTCTGGCGCAAGGATTACGCCAATCATGGCGAGGCGATCAAGGACATCACGGATTACATCATGCGCTTCTACAACAGGACACGGTTGCACTCGACACTAGGCTACCTGGCTCCGAATCAATACGAGCTGAAAGCCGCCTGA
- a CDS encoding transposase, with protein sequence MTKKYRQFDAAFKLEVCRLIVDQGQSVNSVCMDLSLSDTAVRRWVQQYKAEQLGGPGIGKPLTSEQQRIRQLEQQVRELKMDNDILKKATAFFARELK encoded by the coding sequence ATGACCAAGAAATACAGACAATTCGATGCTGCGTTCAAGCTGGAGGTTTGCCGGCTGATCGTCGACCAGGGCCAGAGTGTGAACTCGGTGTGCATGGATCTGAGCCTGAGCGACACGGCCGTGCGCCGCTGGGTTCAGCAGTACAAGGCCGAGCAGCTGGGTGGTCCGGGCATCGGCAAGCCGCTTACCAGTGAGCAGCAGCGGATTCGCCAGCTGGAGCAGCAGGTTCGCGAGTTGAAGATGGACAACGACATCTTAAAAAAAGCTACGGCCTTCTTTGCCCGCGAATTGAAGTGA